In a genomic window of Onychostoma macrolepis isolate SWU-2019 chromosome 08, ASM1243209v1, whole genome shotgun sequence:
- the stk38a gene encoding serine/threonine-protein kinase 38, whose amino-acid sequence MAMTSQTSCSSMSNHTKERVTMAKVTLENFYSNLISQHEEREMRQQKLEKVMDQEGLGDEEKRLRRSEHARKETEFLRLKRTRLGLEDFESLKVIGRGAFGEVRLVQKKDTGHVYAMKILRKADMLEKEQVGHIRAERDILVEADSLWVVKMFYSFQDKMNLYLIMEFLPGGDMMTLLMKKDTLTEEATQFYIAETVLAIDSIHQMGFIHRDIKPDNLLLDSRGHVKLSDFGLCTGLKKAHRTEFYRNLNHSLPSDFTFQNMNSKRKAETWKRNRRQLAFSTVGTPDYIAPEVFMQNGYNKLCDWWSLGVIMYEMLIGYPPFCSETPQETYRKVMNWRETLTFPPEVPISEKAKDLILRFCCESEHRIGATGVEEIKTNPFFEGVDYDHIRERPAAIPIEIKSIDDTSNFDEFPESDILQPSVAPVSNHTEADLKSKDWVFINYTYKRFEGLTARGGIPSYMKTGKR is encoded by the exons ATGGCGATGACAAGTCAGACGTCCTGCTCCTCCATGAGCAACCACACTAAGGAAAGGGTCACCATGGCTAAAGTGACGCTGGAGAATTTTTATAGCAACCTGATATCACAGCATGAGGAAAGGGAAATGAG GCAGCAGAAATTGGAGAAGGTCATGGATCAAGAGGGACTAGGTGATGAAGAG AAGCGTCTCCGGCGATCTGAACATGCTAGGAAAGAGACTGAGTTTCTTCGTCTCAAACGAACACGGCTTGGATTAGAGGACTTTGAGTCACTCAAAGTGATTGGCCGAGGAGCTTTCGGAGag GTGCGGCTAGTTCAGAAGAAGGACACAGGACATGTTTATGCCATGAAAATCTTGCGTAAGGCTGATATGCTTGAGAAAGAACAG GTTGGTCATATTCGAGCAGAAAGAGACATCCTTGTAGAGGCAGACAGTCTGTGGGTGGTGAAGATGTTCTACAGCTTTCAGGATAAAATGAACCTCTACCTCATCATGGAGTTTCTGCCTGGAG GTGATATGATGACTCTACTGATGAAGAAAGACACTTTAACGGAGGAGGCCACACAGTTTTATATTGCTGAGACTGTGCTGGCTATTGACTCCATTCATCAGATGGGCTTCATCCACAGAGACATCAAACCAGACAATCTCCTGCTGGACTCGagg GGCCATGTGAAGTTGTCTGATTTTGGCCTATGCACTGGTCTGAAGAAAGCTCACCGCACAGAGTTCTACAGAAACCTTAATCACAGCCTTCCCAGCGACTTCA cgTTCCAGAACATGAACTCAAAGAGGAAAGCAGAAACATGGAAGCGAAACAGGAGACAGTTG gCTTTCTCCACTGTTGGAACCCCTGACTACATTGCTCCAGAAGTGTTTATGCAAAATGGCTATAACAAGctttgtgattggtggagtttGGGCGTCATTATGTATGAAATGCTGATAG GTTACCCTCCATTTTGCTCTGAGACGCCTCAGGAAACGTACAGGAAAGTGATGAACTGGCGGGAAACTTTGACATTTCCACCAGAGGTCCCAATATCAGAAAAGGCCAAGGATCTGATCCTCAG GTTCTGCTGTGAAAGTGAACACAGGATTGGAGCCACTGGAGTGGAGGAGATCAAAACTAACCCTTTCTTTGAGGGAGTGGACTATGACCATATCAG GGAAAGACCAGCGGCTATTCCAATTGAGATCAAAAGCATTGACGACACCTCCAACTTTGATGAGTTTCCTGAGTCAGACATCCTACAGCCTTCAG TCGCTCCTGTGTCCAACCACACTGAGGCAGATCTGAAGAGTAAAGACTGGGTGTTCATCAACTACACCTACAAGCGCTTTGAGGGGCTGACCGCACGAGGAGGCATCCCATCGTACATGAAAACTGGGAAGAGATAG